In Bubalus kerabau isolate K-KA32 ecotype Philippines breed swamp buffalo chromosome 4, PCC_UOA_SB_1v2, whole genome shotgun sequence, one DNA window encodes the following:
- the IDNK gene encoding probable gluconokinase isoform X1, producing MAASNVLLVMGVSGSGKSTVGALLASELGWKFYDADDYHPEENRMKMQKGIPLNDEDRIPWLCKLHDVLRRDVASGQHVVLACSALKKVYRDILIQGKDDAPLKCDDSGKEEKPVEVKLLVVHLTGSFDIISGRLLRRKDHFMPPELLQSQFDTLETPSAPESFIQINVDKNLSEIIATIMETLK from the exons ATGGCGGCGTCCAACGTGCTGCTGGTGATGGGAGTGAGCGGCTCGGGGAA ATCCACCGTGGGCGCCCTGCTGGCATCTGAG CTAGGATGGAAATTCTACGATGCAGATGACTACCACCCAGAGGAAAATCGAATGAAGATGCAAAAAGGGATACCGCTGAATGACGAG GACAGAATTCCATGGCTCTGCAAATTGCATGATGTTTTACGAAG agatgTAGCCTCTGGACAGCATGTAGTTCTAGCCTGTTCAGCTCTGAAGAAAGTATACAGGGACATCTTAATACAAGGAAAAGATGATGCACCTCTGAAGTGTGATGACTCGGGGAAGGAAGAAAAGCCAGTTGAGGTGAAGCTCCTTGTGGTCCATCTGACTGGGTCATTTGACATCATCTCTGGACGCTTACTCAGAAGAAAAGATCATTTTATGCCCCCTGAGTTACTGCAGTCCCAGTTCGATACTCTGGAGACCCCATCAGCTCCAGAAAGCTTTATCCAAATCAATGTGGACAAAAATCTTTCAGAAATAATTGCTACAATTATGGAAActctaaaatga
- the IDNK gene encoding probable gluconokinase isoform X2: MKMQKGIPLNDEDRIPWLCKLHDVLRRDVASGQHVVLACSALKKVYRDILIQGKDDAPLKCDDSGKEEKPVEVKLLVVHLTGSFDIISGRLLRRKDHFMPPELLQSQFDTLETPSAPESFIQINVDKNLSEIIATIMETLK, translated from the exons ATGAAGATGCAAAAAGGGATACCGCTGAATGACGAG GACAGAATTCCATGGCTCTGCAAATTGCATGATGTTTTACGAAG agatgTAGCCTCTGGACAGCATGTAGTTCTAGCCTGTTCAGCTCTGAAGAAAGTATACAGGGACATCTTAATACAAGGAAAAGATGATGCACCTCTGAAGTGTGATGACTCGGGGAAGGAAGAAAAGCCAGTTGAGGTGAAGCTCCTTGTGGTCCATCTGACTGGGTCATTTGACATCATCTCTGGACGCTTACTCAGAAGAAAAGATCATTTTATGCCCCCTGAGTTACTGCAGTCCCAGTTCGATACTCTGGAGACCCCATCAGCTCCAGAAAGCTTTATCCAAATCAATGTGGACAAAAATCTTTCAGAAATAATTGCTACAATTATGGAAActctaaaatga